Sequence from the Peromyscus eremicus chromosome 4, PerEre_H2_v1, whole genome shotgun sequence genome:
CTAAGCATTCAAAATAATTGAGTCAGCTGTAAGGAATGTACCCATGCTTCTTACTTTAAAGTTCGTTGGTTCTGTGTCCTTCTGCTTAAGAATCTCCGACATGAAATCAATCAAATGTAAGCCAAAAGCGTTCTTAGTGGTGATTTTCTAGGGGAAGAAATTCCAGAAAGGTTTATTACTCACAGGCTCAGCTCATATAAGCTCCTGTAAATGACACTGAAGTTTATCAGAAATACCCCCACTGATCTCCATTCCCACTTGCAACAGAGCCAAATCCACGTGCACTCGCCTCCTCAAAGGCTGAAAACGGAGAAGTCATGAGAGCTCACTGTGCACAGGCCTTGCTCTAAGAACTCCGTAGACGCCTGTGAGGCAGGTACTCCCCTACTCTCCCTTTAGAGGAGGAACCTGGAGCAGGGAGGTCAGTGATTTATCACAGTCTCCCAGTTTATAAGTGGGAAAGAGAGGTTCTAATGCAGGGTGGCTCCAGAACTTTTTATTAGTTTCTAAACTCACACCAGTTGTCTGTAAGTCACGTGGCCGTGTTAGATGTACTACAATCAGTAGGCCATTCACAAGCAGCAACATCAAAGCTTCCACcaagaggctgggcggtggtggtgcacacctttaatcccatcacttgggaggcagaggcaggtggatctctgtgagtttgaacccagcctggtctacagagcgagtttcaggacaggctccaaagctaaacagagaaacccccGTCTAGAACtgaccccccacaaaaaaaaaaaaaaaaagaaaagaaaaagaaaaaaaaggctttcACCAAAAACAGTAAAGCcacactgaggaaaaaaaaaaaaaaaaacagcattagGTAGCCACACTAGAGAATAAACAAaccatcacattttttttttttttttaacctaaatcaAGAAAATCCTGTCTCCCTCTGATCAGATACAAAATCATAGTTGGGCATGTTGGTACACACCTGAAATgaggtgaggcagaaggatcacaggtttgaggccaacctgaactacaaagcaagatcctgtCTAAATAAATAGAAACCAACAAATACTCACATTTTCAGTAGAAAGCTTGATACAGGTAGAGTAATGTTCTGTGATCTGTGTGTTTGTAAACTTGGATATGGTAGTTGAAGCATCAATATtcctaaatgaaaaacaaaaattctagcaAGGATCTACAATACAGTTACTTCAAAACACAAAGCCaggaggccagcaagatggctcagtgggtaaaggcactcggTCGTCAAACCTGACGACCTGAGATTGATCCCTGGAACACAAAGTAGGACAAAACTAACCCCTGCAAATTGTCCTGCCttccacatgcactcacatgcacacacatgtacacacacacacacacacacacacacacacaaacacacacacacatagaataaatatattaaaacaaaacgaATCGAGCAAACTCCTGTGCCCAGAATCAATGAAGTACTACGGAGGCACCAGGACCCCTGCAGCCATGCCACCCCAAACAGAGCCCATGCAGAAATGCGCTCACCTGTTGGGGGAGGCCAGCAGATGACTGGAGTCTGTGCTGAACTGCAGGTCAAAGGCCCTGGAGCGTCTCCGCTGCAGCCGCTCCTTTTCATCATCATTCTGAGGAAAGTCTTCAAGGACTGGAGTGTTAGGGGTACTGAGAGGGGCCTTCCCGGTCCGGGGCACTGACAGCACCCGTTCCAAAGGTGACAAAACACCGGGCTGGTGTCCACGGGTCTTCGGAGAAGAGTTACTCATTGTTTCTGGCGGTCACAGAACAAAATACTTGCTCAAGAAACCTTCAACAGAATGATTTCCTATACCCAAGGGGGACTTAGGCCTGTCATGGGGCCCACTGCACAGTCTCTGCTAAGTCCTAGAATCATGATGCTAGACACTCTACAGTTTGGGTATATATATACAAGCAGACAAATGCAGCTTCTGATGTGATACCACAGGAAAttctaataatttacttttattttatgtgcattggtgtgttgcctgcatatatgtctgtgtgagggtgtcagatcccctggaactggagttacagacaattacaAGCTGCcaatgcagtgctgggaattgaacctgggtcctattaactgctgagccatctctccagccccaactacaGGAAACtcttagaatcacctaggaaatGGATTTGCCAGAAATATTTAACCTAAATGTTACCCTGTAAGAAATATAAGAGCAGAGGAAAAAGTTAGAGGATACAAATAAACATTTAGCTAAATCTGGAATAGGACAGTTTACAAAACAAtagttcacacctgtaattccagcatctaggaggatgaggcaggagagttgCCAAAGAGTTCAAGCCCAGtttgggctacacaatgagacatgtctcaaaaaacgaaatgAATGAAAACTTAGTATCATTAAAGACAAGAGCACTGTGGTAGAAGCAGTAGTTCCCTGATTAAGGCATGTCTAAATAACCCAGCAAGGACTTGTGCACCTAAGACCGAAATCCAAGGCTTCTGATTTAAAGTCTAGTGGTGCATCCCATTATACCACAGCCTCCTCGGCTTGTGCCTGAGTACTGGTTATCTAGAGGACACGAAGCTCAGCCATCCTTGGGGTACTGGTCCAGCTAAGGCATGTTGAGACACTGACTGTAGTGGTGCCAGGGAGCACAGAAAAGAAGGGCTGGGCTGAATGGCACGTGCCCATAACACTGGGTGCAGGTAGGATACTGCAAGTTTGAAGCAGGCCAGTTTGTGTAACAAGTTCCAGGCAGGCaggggctacacagtgacaccctgtctcaaaacaagtaaAAGTAACAAGTCAATTATCAAAAAAGCCAGGGGAGCTCTTTTGGATGAAAAGAAACCAACTGATCATATAAACCAAAAGCAGCATATAGATATCTCAGCCAATCCCTGCTCAAAAAGATAGCTAAGAGCAACATTGGGGGAAAACTCTGGAGATCTAAAATAAAGTCTAGACCTTAGTCTAAGAAATTGATTTTTTACTATCTTAGGCACCACAGTGACATGATGAAGAGGGTCACTGCTTTGAGGACATGCATGAGAAACAACTTAAGTGTGGAGTGATCTGAAGAGCGTAACTTGCTTTAAAAGTAAAggcgggccgggcggtggtggcgcacgcctttaatcccagcactcgggaggcagaaccaggcggatctctgtgagttcgaggccagcctgggctaccaagtgagttccaggaaaggcgcaaagctacacagagaaaccctgtctcgaaaaaccaaaaaagtaaagGCGGGAAACCGTTAGCAACTGCTGGACTCCGGGAGTGGGTACAGAGTATTTCTGAAAAGTTGGAAAACAGATGGTGTGTGTGATGGGCATAcatgtttgggggagggggatgaaGCAGGGAAGGAATAAGGAAGACAGGAACTGTCAGTAAAGTTGCTTTTGGGAGGAGtctttgattttttcttttttttttttttttaagatttagctatttattatatatacatattctcattacagatggttgagagccaccatgtggttgttgggaattgaactcaggacctctggaaggacagtcagtgctcttaaccactgagccatctctccagccccaagtctttgatttttttcaagagaggttctctgtgtagccctggctgtcctggaactcgctctgtagaccaggctggccttgaactcagagatccacctgcttctgcctcccaagtgcagggattaaaggcgtgcgtcactgGCAAGGTCGCTATAAATACTGTAGTCAGAGGAGGCTTTACCAAAAAGGTTACAGCAGAATCAAAGGCACACAGAGTCTAGGAAAACCACATGGAAGCAGGGGGCACAAGCCAAAGGTGGGAACATGCTGGCACACATGTGGGCCCAGTGTGACCGAATGCAGTAGGCCAGGCAGCAAGGCCTCTCCAGAGCAAACAAAGCCTCAGGCTCTCCAGGGCCACGGAGGAAAGAACACTAGAGCCTGACTCACGGCCACTGTAACAACTTTACACACCCTCCccccttaaaaaatatttagacagggtctcatgtagcccaggctagcctcaaactctcaacaGCTGAGAGGACGACCTTGAACATttattcttcctgcctccatctcgtGCattctggcattacaggcatatgctatcatgcctggtttatgtggcactggggctcaaacccagggctgggGGTTGATTACAACCtcgatgctaggcaagcattctaccaactgagccacatccccagccctgacttTGCCTCTTAATgcagtgaggaaggaggaagaaaatgagcTAAGCTGAGCTTCAGGAGGACAGAGGACCCCTCTGATTGTCACAGTGAGAACACACTGAAGAGGAGACGAGAACCTAGCAGGAAAACCAATTAGAAGAGAACTGCCAATAGCAGGCTAGGAAATGAGGAGACAGGTGCAATGCTGGAGGTTAATTAGTGTCCAGACGCCGGAGAGGTCTTCAGAAAAGTCAGCTACAGGTGAAGCATGGTGTGGGGCAGGAGGCAAGACCACAGCTTTAGACTTCTCACATTTACTAGCCATCCAACTGCACTACGCAGCTGGATATCTAATCGTAGAATTCAGGGGGCAATTTCAGGCTAGATAAGTTTGGAAATCACCAACGGAGTCTTCATTTAACACACTGGATGAGCTCTCTAAATAAGTCAATGGAGAAGAGCTGATGTCTGAAACGGGTCCCATACTTTAAAAACTATAGGAGAGAGCAACCAGCAAATGGGCGGGGGAAGCACAAGTTGGGAGGAAAAACAGACAAGGATTCTACCAACGAAGTCACTTGTTCTCTGTTGTTTTCATTGTCTTAATGAATACAAGTGAACTAGAGGGTCAGCAAGGAGAAGGTACTGGAGAgctaagggaaggaagaaatggctATCtggaaaaagaatgaatgaaacagGAAATGTGGTATAACTGATGGACAGTTTGAAGGGCCCCCAACACCAACCATTTGGCATCCCTGAGGATTTTTCTCTGGCCACTGTCAAGTGTGTAGAACAGGTTTAAACTAACCAGGGTTGTGGGCTTTGCCAAGAACCTGTAAAGAAGTAAGAGGACACAGGGAAGCACGTGATTAGAGTGACTGACCAGAAACATAACATAAAGAAGGAACAAGAACACAAGATGGTAATAGGCGGTGGAAAGTGGTAGAATATAGGTTGGCAGAATAAAAGCCTGATGTCTAGGAGTAAGAGAAAATGAGCTGGACACAGGGGGGTGATATTAACCACATGGGCGACAGAACGGTACCGTTACTGCTCATGACTCATCCATGGTGTGGCTATGGCAGTGACTATGATCTACTGTTTGGAGCAGGACACAAGATTCCTGGAAGGAGATAAAAGAACCCTAACTCACACTCATCCCTACCCCTGatttaagaaacagaaagcacTGCTTCAAACCTGGCTTCATCACTTACCGGCTAACAAAATTTTAGGCAAGTAAAATTCAGCTCTACCTGTTTCCGCTTCACCATCGCCCTAAATGGAAGAACATACACCTGGcaagtggtagagaacttgcatAGCACTCATCCTTGGCTGGTTGGTTGGCATGTGCAGAGGtaggaaaagagagggaggaagaaagggagaaaaggagccAGGAAGGGAGAGAGCAGCTGGGCAGACCTTGCTGTTCCAGAACAGGTGATACAATGTAACCACAATATACACAATAACACTTTATAggaacatattaaaaataaaaggaggctGGGAATATAGATTCAacccctctgctctgctctggttcGAATTCCTACCGCTCCATGAAAACAGTCTTGCTGTGATTAAGGACAACTTGCATATGGTCAACCAGTGTGGGCACTTCCAGGCTTCCTTTCTCTTGAGACCCAGCAGCATTCGGAATAACTAATGCCCTCCTCTCATCCGGTCTCTCTGTGCTGTCCCGGATGTGTACTGTCCACAAGGTCTGTCTAGTATTCTCACCTGCACCCATGGCTTTATGATCTAAATGATGGGGAAACACAAATCTGCCTCTCAGCCTATGGACCGCTGTCAAACTCATCCAGTAGATACAGACCCCTTCACCTGAGCACCTTCAAAGGAAGTCACAGGCAACATGTCCAAAATGTAACTATATTCCAAACCTCTTATCAAGGTCTGCCAGGTCCTGCCTACTGTCCATTCTCACTAAGCTTAGTTACGATGTTCTAGTTAGTTCCTAGCCCAGTCCAGGCTCTTCACTCCTGAATCTTCACTTTTGTACACGCTGTTCTGCCTGTAACGTTCTTTCCAATGCCTGCTTAAAAATCTCCAGTCCATAACGGAGAGGAGTCACAGCACTAGGCCTTACCTGTCAAATACTTCCTGGACTGTCCCAGCTTGAACGCAAGCTCCAAGAGGCAAGGGGCATTTATCTGttttgttctccccctccccctgcctcgcCGCCCACTCTCTCT
This genomic interval carries:
- the LOC131907862 gene encoding condensin complex subunit 2-like translates to MRTPRPETMSNSSPKTRGHQPGVLSPLERVLSVPRTGKAPLSTPNTPVLEDFPQNDDEKERLQRRRSRAFDLQFSTDSSHLLASPNR